In the bacterium SCSIO 12741 genome, GTGGTCTTCACACAGCCCAAAGAAAACGACAGAAATCAGGCAACCCTGCGACCTAAACCGGAGGCCGATACCAGCATCGTACTGGTTAACATCGGAATGCTCGATCGCGGACAAATAGCGAAACAAATCGACGTACTCAACAAGCATGAACCGGCTATAATCGCGATTGATGCCTTTTTCAGGAAGGAAAAGGATCCCATGAAGGATTTTCCACTGGCCATGGCTCTGGCTAACGTTAAGAACCTGGTTTTGGTTAGTGAATTACATCATATCGATTCAGGATATGCCTGCTTTGATTCCCTTTCCCTTTCCAACCCAATTTTCAATGAAAAAGCCAACAACGGATTTGCCAATGTGGTAGCCAGCTCGGGAACCCAGGGATTCAGAACCGTAAAGAAGTTCTCTCCTGTAGAATGTTTAGGTGATAGCAGCTACCCTAATTTCTCTACTAAGATTGCTCAGCTTTATGACCCTGAAGCTTATGAAAAACTAATAAAACGAGGCAACGAAGAGGAAGTAATCAACTGGCGGGGGCACTACAGTAATTTCTACGCTCTGGATGCTGAAGACGTAATGAATGAAAAATACGACCTAAGCTTCATCAAGGGCAAAATTGTTTTGATGGGTTATATGGGCGTTCCCATGGGCAATTACGACCTGGTCGATATATTCTATACTCCCCAAAACCATCGCGTTGCCGGGCGTTCTTATCCGGACACCTACGGAGTTGTTGTTCATGCCAATATTATCTCCATGATTCTTCATGGGAACTACCTGCACGAAGCTCCTGAATGGGTGAACTGGGTACTCATATTCATTATTGTTTACCTCAATATTTGCTTCTTCATT is a window encoding:
- a CDS encoding CHASE2 domain-containing protein, which produces MKYLFRLDSLICTSILLGVVVLLSNLNFNVEVFDPVAKAFEDFEISDVVFTQPKENDRNQATLRPKPEADTSIVLVNIGMLDRGQIAKQIDVLNKHEPAIIAIDAFFRKEKDPMKDFPLAMALANVKNLVLVSELHHIDSGYACFDSLSLSNPIFNEKANNGFANVVASSGTQGFRTVKKFSPVECLGDSSYPNFSTKIAQLYDPEAYEKLIKRGNEEEVINWRGHYSNFYALDAEDVMNEKYDLSFIKGKIVLMGYMGVPMGNYDLVDIFYTPQNHRVAGRSYPDTYGVVVHANIISMILHGNYLHEAPEWVNWVLIFIIVYLNICFFIFVAEHKKIYYDLITKSVQILEMMLLMFLIVILMLKFEFKFHLSTLIVAIFFSGDFTELYMGSLKPITLKLLRKLGFGTQE